The following proteins are co-located in the Athene noctua chromosome 16, bAthNoc1.hap1.1, whole genome shotgun sequence genome:
- the LOC141966995 gene encoding CMP-N-acetylneuraminate-beta-galactosamide-alpha-2,3-sialyltransferase 2-like has product MLCQRRMRVVLALCLLLVLWQCFRAPTDGLGPFPWTPSLFDTPAAHCGASTNSSAWFRARYNMSMGPLLTGAAHELSSDVVQWWLTLQGPPRGGQLQAIIQQLFTVLRAPASSMWDTSRCRTCAVVGNSGRLKGSGHGLRIDAHDWVLRMNRAKIPGFELDVGMRTTHHFMYPESAVNLGPNVHLILIPFKPLDLWWLASAFSTGELTHTYVRVKQFIKADRNKVLILSPAFLKYIHDNWTQRHGRYPSTGFTALLFALHLCQQVSVFGFGADSEGNWHHYWEKNRWSGAFRRTRVHDADVEFSIINRLAAEGRILFYK; this is encoded by the exons ATGCTGTGCCAGAGGCGCATGCGGGTGGTGCTGgccctgtgcctgctgctggtCCTGTGGCAATGTTTCCGAGCCCCCACGGATGGCCTTGGCCCCTTCCCTTGGACTCCCTCCCTCTTCGACACCCCTGCTGCCCACTGTGGCGCCAGCACCAACAGCTCCGCATGGTTCCGTGCCCGCTATAATATGTCCATGGGGCCTCTGCTGACGGGCGCAGCCCATGAGCTCTCCTCCGACGTGGTTCAGTGGTGGCTG ACACTGCAGGGTCCCCCACGTGGTGGCCAACTCCAGGCCATAATTCAGCAGCTCTTCACTGTCCTCCGGGCCCCAGCCAGCAGCATGTGGGACACATCTCGCTGCAGGACTTGTGCAGTGGTGGGGAACTCAGGGCGGCTGAAGGGGTCTGGCCACGGGCTGCGGATTGATGCCCATGACTGGGTGCTGAG GATGAACAGAGCAAAGATCCCTGGCTTTGAGCTGGATGTTGGCATGAGAACAACCCATCACTTCATGTACCCGGAGAGCGCAGTGAACCTTGGGCCCAACGTCCAcctcatcctcatccccttcAAGCCACTGGACCTGTGGTGGCTGGCCAGTGCATTTTCCACTGGAGAGCTCACACA CACATATGTGAGAGTGAAACAATTCATCAAAGCTGACAGAAACAAG GTGCTGATCCTGAGCCCAGCTTTCCTCAAGTACATCCACGACAACTGGACACAGCGCCACGGGCGATACCCCTCCACTGGCTTCACAGCCCTTCTCTTCGCCTTGCACCTCTGCCAGCAG GTCTCCGTGTTTGGCTTTGGAGCAGACAGCGAAGGGAACTGGCACCATTACTGGGAGAAGAACCGCTGGTCCGGAGCCTTTCGCAGGACGAGGGTCCATGATGCTGACGTTGAATTCAGCATCATTAACAGACTGGCAGCTGAAGGCAGGATTTTGTTCTACAAATGA